The following proteins are encoded in a genomic region of Magnolia sinica isolate HGM2019 chromosome 1, MsV1, whole genome shotgun sequence:
- the LOC131222029 gene encoding uncharacterized protein LOC131222029: protein MWKENGFTSCSNQDGRRNVFYRLRLFGGNIGFMVLQMKRSTRFDRSNKKGILNGYFLWLVFGYGFGESLCILFPFMFPFLHLGIIYNHYSFMYYKIVDGSNDHSYQLLL from the exons ATGTGGAAAGAAAATGGTTTTACTAG CTGCAGTAATCAGGATGGAAGACGGAACGTCTTCTATCGTCTTCGATTGTTTGGAGGGAACATTGGATTCATGGTCCTTCAAATGAAAAGATCAACTAG ATTCGACAGATCAAATAAGAAGGGTATATTAAATGGTTACTTTCTTTGGTTGGTATTTGGCTATGGATTTGGTGAGTCTCTTTGCATcctgtttcctttcatgtttcCATTTCTCCATCTTGGAATCATTTACAACCATTATTCCTTTATGTACTATAAAATAGTTGATGGTTCTAATGATCACAGCTATCAGCTTTTGTTGTGA
- the LOC131221874 gene encoding protein STRUBBELIG-RECEPTOR FAMILY 2-like, whose product MMILKKLKILDLGRYIAFDEYEGIEVAWNQVKLNLVFNQLSQNIPFSFASLKSLRYLNLSHNSLSGSIGDIFTGLKNLKQIQVC is encoded by the exons ATGAtgatattgaagaaattgaagattttagacttGGGAAG GTACATAGCCTTTGATGAATATGAAGGGATTGAGGTGGCATGGAACCAGGTGAAGCT AAACCTGGTATTCAATCAGCTGAGTCAGAATATTCCATTCTCCTTTGCTTCCTTGAAATCTCTCCGTTATTT GAATCTGAGTCACAATTCCCTCTCTGGTTCCATTGGGGACATATTTACTGGTCTGAAGAATCTAAAACAAATCCAAGTATGCTAA